A window of Streptomyces armeniacus contains these coding sequences:
- the ftsE gene encoding cell division ATP-binding protein FtsE, with protein MIRFDNVSKSYPKQNRPALRDVSLEVDRGEFVFLVGSSGSGKSTFLRLLLREERASHGQVHVLGKDLARLSNWKVPQMRRQLGCVFQDFRLLPNKTVGENVAFALEVIGKSRGQIRKTVPEVLDLVGLGGKDDRMPGELSGGEQQRVAIARAFVNRPMLLIADEPTGNLDPQTSVGIMKLLDRINRTGTTVVMATHDQQIVDQMRKRVIELELGRLVRDQSRGVYGYQH; from the coding sequence GTGATCCGTTTCGACAACGTCTCAAAGTCCTACCCCAAGCAGAACCGCCCGGCCCTCCGCGACGTTTCGCTGGAGGTCGACCGCGGTGAGTTCGTGTTCCTGGTGGGTTCTTCCGGCTCCGGCAAGTCCACCTTCCTCCGGCTGCTGCTGCGCGAGGAGCGTGCGAGCCACGGCCAGGTACACGTCCTCGGCAAGGATCTGGCCCGCCTGTCGAACTGGAAGGTGCCGCAGATGCGCCGCCAGCTCGGCTGCGTCTTCCAGGACTTCCGGCTCCTGCCGAACAAGACGGTCGGTGAGAACGTCGCGTTCGCCCTCGAGGTCATCGGCAAGTCCCGCGGGCAGATCCGCAAGACCGTCCCCGAAGTCCTCGATCTCGTCGGGCTGGGCGGCAAGGACGACCGCATGCCCGGCGAGCTGTCCGGTGGTGAGCAGCAGCGCGTGGCCATCGCCCGCGCCTTCGTGAACCGTCCCATGCTCCTGATCGCCGACGAGCCCACGGGCAACCTCGACCCGCAGACGTCCGTCGGCATCATGAAGCTGCTCGACCGGATCAACCGCACCGGTACGACCGTGGTGATGGCGACACACGACCAGCAGATCGTCGACCAGATGCGCAAGCGCGTCATCGAACTCGAGCTGGGCCGACTCGTACGTGACCAGTCGCGCGGCGTTTACGGCTACCAGCACTAG
- the prfB gene encoding peptide chain release factor 2 — MAVVDVSEELKSLSSTMESIEAVLDLDRMRADVAVLEEQAAAPDLWDDIENAQKVTSRLSYLQGQLRRAEELRSRIDDLEVLFELAESEDDADARSEADTELASVRKAVEELEVRTLLSGEYDPREAVVSVRAEAGGVDAADFAEQLMRMYLRWAERKGYPTEVFDISYAEEAGIKSATFAVKAPYAYGTLSVEQGTHRMVRISPFDNQGRRQTSFSGVEVLPVVEQTDHIDIPENELRIDVFRSSGPGGQSVNTTDSAVRMTHIPTGIVVSCQNEKSQIQNRAAAMRVMQSRLLAHRRQEEQAKMDALKGDGGNSWGNQMRSYVLHPYQMVKDLRTEYEVGNPQSVLDGDIDSFLEAGIRWRKQQEQSDD; from the coding sequence GTGGCAGTCGTCGATGTATCCGAAGAACTGAAGTCCCTCTCCTCCACCATGGAGTCGATCGAGGCCGTCCTCGACCTGGACAGGATGAGGGCCGATGTCGCCGTGCTCGAGGAGCAGGCCGCGGCCCCGGACCTGTGGGACGACATCGAGAACGCGCAGAAGGTGACCAGCCGGCTGTCGTATCTGCAGGGGCAGCTGCGCCGGGCCGAGGAGCTGCGTTCCCGCATCGACGACCTCGAGGTGCTGTTCGAGCTCGCCGAGAGCGAGGACGACGCCGACGCGCGCAGCGAGGCGGACACGGAGCTGGCCTCCGTGCGCAAGGCGGTCGAGGAGCTGGAGGTCCGTACGCTGCTGTCCGGCGAGTACGACCCGCGGGAGGCCGTCGTCAGCGTCCGCGCGGAGGCGGGCGGCGTGGACGCCGCGGACTTCGCGGAGCAGCTGATGCGGATGTATCTGCGCTGGGCGGAGCGCAAGGGCTATCCGACGGAGGTCTTCGACATCAGCTACGCGGAGGAGGCGGGCATCAAGTCCGCGACCTTCGCCGTGAAGGCGCCGTACGCGTACGGGACGCTCTCCGTCGAGCAGGGCACGCACCGGATGGTGCGGATCTCGCCGTTCGACAACCAGGGCCGCCGCCAGACGTCGTTCTCCGGCGTCGAGGTGCTGCCCGTCGTCGAGCAGACCGACCACATCGACATCCCGGAGAACGAGCTGCGGATCGACGTCTTCCGCTCCTCCGGTCCCGGCGGCCAGTCCGTCAACACCACGGACTCGGCGGTGCGCATGACGCACATCCCGACCGGCATCGTCGTCTCCTGCCAGAACGAGAAGTCGCAGATCCAGAACCGCGCCGCCGCCATGCGCGTCATGCAGAGCCGCCTCCTCGCGCACCGCCGCCAGGAGGAGCAGGCCAAGATGGACGCGCTGAAGGGCGACGGGGGCAACTCCTGGGGCAACCAGATGCGTTCGTACGTCCTGCACCCGTACCAGATGGTCAAGGACCTGCGGACGGAGTACGAGGTCGGCAACCCGCAGTCCGTGCTCGACGGCGACATCGACTCGTTCCTCGAGGCGGGCATCCGCTGGCGCAAGCAGCAGGAGCAGTCGGACGACTGA
- the smpB gene encoding SsrA-binding protein SmpB: MAKETGRKIIAQNKKARHDYLILDTYECGIVLTGTEVKSLRQGRASLVDGFAQLDDAEVWLHNVHIAEYSQGTWTNHSARRKRKLLMHRSEIDKLIGKTKETGYTLVPLALYFKNGRAKVELALAKGKKEYDKRQALREKQDRREAERVISAVKRKQRA, encoded by the coding sequence ATGGCTAAAGAGACGGGTCGAAAGATCATCGCGCAGAACAAGAAGGCGCGGCACGACTACCTGATTCTGGACACGTACGAGTGCGGGATCGTGCTGACCGGCACGGAGGTGAAGTCGCTGCGCCAGGGCCGTGCCTCCCTGGTGGACGGCTTCGCGCAGCTGGACGACGCCGAGGTCTGGCTGCACAACGTGCACATCGCCGAGTACTCGCAGGGCACCTGGACGAATCACAGCGCGCGGCGCAAGCGGAAGCTCCTCATGCACCGTTCGGAGATCGACAAGCTGATCGGCAAGACGAAGGAGACCGGCTACACGCTGGTCCCGCTGGCGCTGTACTTCAAGAACGGCCGCGCCAAGGTCGAGCTGGCGCTCGCCAAGGGCAAGAAGGAGTACGACAAGCGGCAGGCCCTGCGCGAGAAGCAGGACCGCAGGGAGGCGGAGCGCGTCATCTCGGCGGTGAAGCGGAAGCAGCGGGCGTAG
- a CDS encoding winged helix-turn-helix transcriptional regulator: MEFNGLVARHVYAEAPPRVEYEPTAQGWMLAAIPRERAPRDRVLTRRAEVKGLRGIREGKHWSTP, from the coding sequence CTGGAGTTCAACGGTCTGGTGGCGCGGCACGTGTACGCCGAGGCGCCGCCCCGCGTCGAGTACGAACCCACCGCGCAGGGGTGGATGTTGGCGGCGATTCCGCGTGAACGGGCGCCCCGTGACCGCGTGTTGACGCGCCGGGCCGAGGTGAAGGGGCTCCGGGGGATTCGCGAAGGAAAACATTGGTCTACACCTTGA
- a CDS encoding serine/threonine-protein kinase, whose translation MRPVGSKYLLEEPLGRGATGTVWRARQRETAGSEAAVAGQPGETVAIKVLKEELANDPDVVMRFLRERSVLLRLTHENIVRTRDLVVEGDLLALVMDLVEGPDLHRYLRENGPFSPVAAALVTAQVADALAASHADGVVHRDLKPANVLLSEGPDGMRPLLTDFGIARLADSPGLTRTQEFVGTPAYVAPESAEGRPQTSAVDIYGAGILLYELVAGQPPFSGENSLQVLHRHLGEEPQRPPGLPDPLWTVIERCLRKQPEERPGAAGLARSLRTVAAGVGAQATPDQARAALGVAALLAPDPQPATVPEGQLTGEAAPTQVLPNTGQGGAGQGTPGFDPSAPTNVLPQTGGPGGPGGPGGPPQQPPQPQQPPQPDGPHPWQSQMRAARDRNEQTQVQPLDPSLDPLRRRPQRRPQQPPPQQPQQPQPSRRRQQPQPQRYEPQRPPAPQQPQPPQQPQRRGGANPMRIPGLGCLKGCLFMILILVVIAVLVWNFTPVPEWWAEGQSFWEKTEDFFGSVQDFFDKVGS comes from the coding sequence GTGCGGCCGGTAGGCAGCAAGTACCTGCTCGAGGAGCCGCTCGGACGCGGCGCCACGGGCACCGTCTGGCGGGCTCGCCAGCGCGAGACCGCGGGCTCCGAGGCGGCGGTGGCCGGGCAGCCGGGCGAGACCGTCGCGATCAAGGTGCTCAAGGAGGAGCTGGCCAACGACCCGGACGTGGTGATGCGCTTTCTGCGCGAGCGCTCCGTCCTTCTGCGGCTGACCCACGAGAACATCGTCCGCACCCGCGACCTGGTCGTCGAGGGTGATCTGCTGGCCCTGGTGATGGACCTCGTCGAGGGTCCCGACCTGCACCGCTATCTCCGGGAGAACGGCCCGTTCTCGCCGGTCGCCGCCGCTCTCGTCACCGCGCAGGTCGCGGACGCGCTGGCGGCCAGCCACGCCGACGGCGTCGTGCACCGCGATCTGAAACCGGCCAACGTCCTGCTCTCCGAGGGCCCGGACGGCATGCGTCCGCTGCTCACCGACTTCGGCATCGCGCGGCTGGCGGACTCGCCGGGCCTGACGCGTACGCAGGAGTTCGTCGGCACGCCCGCGTACGTCGCGCCCGAGTCCGCCGAGGGCCGGCCGCAGACCTCCGCCGTCGACATCTACGGCGCGGGCATCCTGCTCTACGAACTCGTCGCCGGACAGCCGCCGTTCAGCGGCGAGAACTCGCTGCAGGTGCTCCACCGCCACCTCGGCGAGGAGCCGCAGCGCCCGCCCGGTCTGCCGGACCCGCTGTGGACGGTCATTGAGCGCTGCCTGCGCAAGCAGCCCGAGGAGCGGCCCGGAGCGGCCGGCCTCGCCCGCTCGCTGCGTACGGTCGCCGCGGGCGTCGGCGCGCAGGCCACACCCGACCAGGCGCGTGCCGCGCTCGGCGTCGCCGCGCTGCTCGCGCCGGACCCGCAGCCCGCGACCGTGCCGGAGGGCCAGCTCACCGGCGAGGCCGCGCCCACACAGGTGCTGCCGAACACCGGCCAGGGCGGTGCGGGCCAGGGCACGCCGGGTTTCGACCCGAGCGCCCCCACCAACGTCCTCCCGCAGACCGGCGGCCCAGGCGGCCCCGGTGGTCCCGGCGGCCCGCCGCAGCAGCCTCCGCAGCCGCAGCAGCCGCCCCAGCCCGACGGCCCGCACCCGTGGCAGAGCCAGATGCGCGCCGCCCGCGACCGCAACGAGCAGACGCAGGTCCAGCCGCTCGACCCGAGCCTCGACCCGCTGCGCCGCCGCCCGCAGCGCCGGCCCCAGCAGCCGCCGCCGCAGCAGCCCCAGCAGCCGCAGCCGTCCCGGCGCCGTCAGCAGCCGCAGCCGCAGCGGTACGAGCCGCAGCGTCCGCCGGCGCCTCAGCAACCGCAGCCGCCGCAGCAGCCCCAGCGCCGGGGCGGCGCGAATCCGATGCGCATTCCGGGGCTCGGCTGCCTCAAGGGCTGCCTGTTCATGATCCTGATCCTGGTCGTCATAGCCGTGCTCGTCTGGAACTTCACGCCGGTGCCCGAGTGGTGGGCGGAGGGCCAGAGCTTCTGGGAGAAGACCGAGGATTTCTTCGGCTCGGTGCAGGATTTCTTCGACAAGGTCGGCAGTTGA
- a CDS encoding N-acetylmuramoyl-L-alanine amidase — translation MTCAGAGVAAAALLAPLLAAGPAATAEREPDSLQGAFARAAERHDVPVSVLLGVSYLQSRWDGHRGAASVSGGYGPMHLTDARTALASEGRKAGDHHAGAAEDPRGDTQRPLSVRESARADSDAAAGDVPRRLRTLPEAARLTGLPQEELREEPAANIEGGAALLAAAQRKLGLPLSGDPADWYGAVAGYAHAADAATAAVYAGDVFDVITDGAARTTDSGQRVTLAAHPGLRPETSQVRKLGLREGQRDPKLECPRSISCEWIPAPYEEWKDEEGEPDYGNHDKADRPRAPRIDSIVVHDTEETYERTLDLVQDREYVSWHYTLRSSDGHVAQHVPTEDVAWHAGNWYVNSGSVGLEHEGFLTAPDAWYTEAMYRASARLVRHLARTYDIPLDRQHILGHDNVPGTLPSTIPGMHTDPGPYWDWQHYFALMGKEFEATGGRDSGLLTIRPDYDRNQPVYTGCETAGEPCPAHGSTAVRLHTAPRSDAPLVPDAGLHPDGSPSTTGVNDTGARASTGQQYAVAGREGDWTAIWYLGRKAWFHNPRKQPTAVPASGSVVTPAPGKDSVPVYGRAYPEPDAYPEGVPVQDITPLPYELSAGQSYAAGLRTEGTYFYAVTFDPAQHRVVRGETAYYQIQFGHRVAFVKADDVRVRPAR, via the coding sequence ATGACCTGCGCCGGCGCGGGTGTCGCGGCGGCCGCGCTGCTCGCGCCGCTGCTGGCGGCGGGCCCCGCGGCGACCGCGGAACGCGAACCGGACTCGCTGCAGGGGGCGTTCGCGCGGGCGGCGGAGCGGCACGACGTGCCGGTCAGCGTGCTGCTCGGGGTGTCGTACCTCCAGTCGCGCTGGGACGGGCACCGGGGCGCGGCGAGCGTGTCGGGCGGTTACGGCCCGATGCACCTCACGGATGCCCGTACGGCGCTCGCCTCGGAAGGCCGCAAGGCCGGGGACCACCACGCCGGAGCGGCGGAGGACCCGCGCGGCGACACGCAACGGCCGCTGTCCGTACGGGAGTCCGCGCGCGCGGACTCGGACGCCGCGGCGGGAGACGTGCCGCGGCGGCTGCGTACGCTCCCGGAGGCGGCGCGGCTGACCGGGCTGCCGCAGGAGGAGCTGCGGGAGGAGCCCGCGGCGAACATCGAGGGCGGCGCCGCGCTGCTGGCCGCCGCGCAGCGGAAGCTGGGGCTGCCGCTCAGTGGCGACCCCGCCGACTGGTACGGCGCGGTGGCCGGTTACGCGCACGCCGCCGACGCCGCCACCGCCGCCGTCTACGCGGGCGACGTCTTCGACGTCATCACCGACGGCGCCGCGCGCACCACCGACTCCGGGCAGCGCGTGACCCTCGCCGCGCACCCCGGACTGCGGCCCGAGACCTCGCAGGTGCGCAAGCTCGGCCTGCGTGAGGGGCAGCGCGACCCGAAGCTGGAGTGCCCGCGGAGCATCTCCTGCGAGTGGATCCCGGCGCCGTACGAGGAGTGGAAGGACGAGGAGGGCGAGCCCGACTACGGCAACCACGACAAGGCCGACCGGCCGCGCGCCCCGCGCATCGACTCGATCGTCGTGCACGACACCGAGGAGACGTACGAGCGGACCCTCGACCTCGTCCAGGACCGGGAGTACGTCTCCTGGCACTACACCCTGCGTTCCTCGGACGGCCACGTCGCGCAGCACGTGCCGACGGAGGACGTGGCGTGGCACGCGGGCAACTGGTACGTCAACTCCGGTTCCGTCGGCCTGGAGCACGAGGGCTTCCTGACGGCGCCCGACGCCTGGTACACGGAGGCGATGTACCGCGCGTCGGCACGGCTGGTGCGCCATCTGGCACGCACGTACGACATCCCGCTGGACCGGCAGCACATTCTCGGCCACGACAACGTGCCCGGCACGCTGCCCTCGACCATCCCCGGCATGCACACCGACCCCGGCCCGTACTGGGACTGGCAGCACTACTTCGCGCTGATGGGCAAGGAGTTCGAGGCCACCGGCGGCCGGGACTCGGGGCTGCTCACCATCCGCCCGGACTACGACCGGAACCAGCCCGTCTACACCGGGTGCGAGACGGCCGGGGAGCCCTGCCCCGCGCACGGTTCCACCGCCGTACGCCTGCACACCGCGCCGCGCTCCGACGCGCCCCTCGTGCCCGACGCCGGCCTGCACCCCGACGGCAGCCCGTCCACGACCGGCGTCAACGACACCGGGGCGCGGGCCTCCACCGGTCAGCAGTACGCGGTGGCAGGCCGCGAGGGCGACTGGACCGCGATCTGGTACCTGGGCCGGAAGGCGTGGTTCCACAACCCGCGCAAGCAGCCCACCGCCGTACCGGCCTCGGGCTCCGTGGTCACGCCCGCGCCCGGCAAGGACAGCGTGCCGGTCTACGGGCGCGCGTACCCCGAACCGGACGCGTACCCGGAGGGCGTGCCCGTCCAGGACATCACGCCGCTGCCGTACGAGCTGTCCGCGGGCCAGTCGTACGCGGCCGGACTGCGCACCGAGGGCACGTACTTCTACGCGGTCACGTTCGATCCGGCGCAGCATCGCGTGGTCCGCGGCGAAACCGCGTACTACCAGATCCAGTTCGGGCACCGGGTCGCGTTCGTGAAGGCCGACGACGTACGGGTGCGCCCCGCGCGGTGA
- a CDS encoding oxygenase MpaB family protein, producing MPAGAEGATEPADPVDRTDPADPVDRTDPVEPADGTGPAAARETRTPPVPLGPDSLTWCYFGDWRGVLLAPWAGVMQNMHPGLGAGVAEHSRFFEERWQRLYRSLYPIGGVVYDGPRAAETARQVRGYHDTVKGTDAYGRPYHALDPDTFYWAHATFFMLTVLVADRFGPGLNEPEKRQLFDEHVRWYRLYGMSMRPVPGSWEEFQAYWDRMAAEVLEDTRPARDVLDIRRIAKPPALSWLPDAAWRVLRGPQARLTVWLTVGLLPPAARRRLGHHWTVRDERRLRLLGRAVHHGWKLVPSARRYHPRARAGWARAAGHRAPDAPPVETPPRNLPPAAERDSPRHYSPRV from the coding sequence ATGCCAGCAGGCGCAGAAGGCGCAACAGAACCGGCTGACCCGGTGGACCGGACGGACCCGGCTGACCCGGTGGACCGGACGGACCCGGTGGAGCCAGCAGACGGCACCGGCCCGGCAGCGGCGCGCGAGACGCGTACGCCTCCCGTACCGCTCGGCCCCGACTCCCTGACCTGGTGCTACTTCGGCGACTGGCGCGGCGTGCTGCTCGCCCCCTGGGCGGGCGTGATGCAGAACATGCACCCGGGCCTCGGCGCCGGAGTCGCCGAGCACTCCCGCTTCTTCGAGGAGCGCTGGCAGCGGCTCTACCGCTCGCTGTACCCGATAGGCGGCGTCGTCTACGACGGCCCGCGCGCCGCCGAGACCGCCCGCCAGGTGCGCGGCTACCACGACACGGTCAAGGGCACCGACGCATACGGGCGCCCGTACCACGCGCTCGATCCGGACACGTTCTACTGGGCGCACGCCACCTTCTTCATGCTGACCGTGCTGGTCGCCGACCGCTTCGGGCCCGGCCTGAACGAGCCGGAGAAGCGGCAGTTGTTCGACGAGCACGTGCGCTGGTACCGGCTGTACGGGATGAGCATGCGGCCGGTGCCGGGCAGTTGGGAGGAGTTCCAGGCGTACTGGGACCGGATGGCGGCGGAGGTGCTGGAGGACACCCGGCCCGCGCGCGACGTCCTCGACATCCGCCGTATCGCCAAGCCGCCCGCGCTGTCCTGGCTCCCGGACGCCGCCTGGCGCGTGCTGCGCGGCCCGCAGGCGCGGCTCACCGTGTGGCTCACCGTCGGACTGCTGCCGCCCGCGGCGCGGCGGCGGCTCGGCCACCACTGGACCGTACGGGACGAGCGCCGGCTGCGGCTGCTCGGCCGCGCCGTCCACCATGGCTGGAAACTGGTGCCGTCCGCCCGCCGCTACCACCCGCGCGCCCGCGCGGGCTGGGCCCGCGCCGCGGGCCACCGCGCCCCGGACGCCCCACCGGTGGAGACCCCGCCCCGCAACCTCCCCCCTGCCGCGGAGCGGGACAGCCCTCGCCACTACTCGCCCCGCGTCTGA
- a CDS encoding S41 family peptidase, with translation MPGMWNSARPRRIRRGAALTMVFAGVLATGAATDSWNGESHGSAPEPADRALAGTSGDTDDSHAARQAGEARDADADGAAERLVSRSGDRWSAAYTAREYAGLERTLDGEYVGIGISVRRAIDSAGRRTVDVARVQPGSPAAEAGIRAGDRLHAVDGTDVDERPVTEVVALLRGSAEGTAARGGSGKDDADGNGKDEGGKDEGGGEGAAPGSPVALDLSRDGRRWEADLERARLKAGTVTTDRVAPHVTKIKITRFTEDSGDEVRRAVREVPDGDGILLDLRGNSGGLVTEAADAAAALLDGGLVGTYDDNGTQRALYAEPGGDTEAPVVVLVDGGTMSAAELVTGALQDRGRAVVVGSRTFGKGSVQVPRQMSDGSVAELTVGDYATPAGRAVQEDGLSPDLAVPSSREAESRARSVLSGLASGS, from the coding sequence ATGCCGGGCATGTGGAATTCCGCGCGGCCCCGCCGAATCCGCCGCGGGGCGGCCCTGACGATGGTCTTCGCGGGCGTCCTCGCGACGGGCGCCGCCACGGACTCGTGGAACGGCGAGTCGCACGGCTCCGCACCGGAGCCCGCCGACCGCGCGCTCGCCGGTACGTCCGGCGACACCGACGACTCGCACGCGGCGCGGCAGGCCGGAGAGGCGCGCGACGCCGATGCGGACGGAGCGGCCGAGCGGCTCGTCAGCCGCAGCGGCGACCGCTGGTCCGCCGCGTACACGGCGCGTGAGTACGCCGGACTGGAGCGGACGCTGGACGGCGAGTACGTCGGCATCGGCATCTCCGTCCGCCGCGCCATCGACAGCGCGGGCCGCCGTACGGTCGACGTGGCCCGGGTCCAGCCGGGCAGCCCCGCCGCCGAGGCCGGGATCCGCGCCGGGGACCGGCTGCACGCCGTCGACGGCACGGACGTGGACGAGCGGCCCGTCACCGAGGTCGTCGCCCTGCTGCGCGGCTCCGCCGAGGGCACCGCGGCGCGGGGCGGGAGCGGCAAGGACGACGCGGACGGGAACGGCAAGGACGAGGGCGGCAAGGACGAGGGCGGCGGCGAGGGCGCCGCGCCCGGCAGCCCCGTCGCGCTGGACCTCAGCCGGGACGGCCGCCGCTGGGAGGCGGACCTGGAACGCGCCCGCCTCAAGGCCGGCACGGTCACCACGGACCGGGTGGCACCCCACGTCACCAAGATCAAGATCACCCGCTTCACGGAGGACTCCGGCGACGAGGTGCGCCGCGCCGTACGCGAGGTCCCCGACGGCGACGGCATCCTCCTCGACCTCCGCGGCAACTCGGGCGGCCTGGTCACCGAGGCTGCGGACGCCGCCGCCGCGCTGCTCGACGGCGGGCTGGTCGGCACGTACGACGACAACGGCACGCAGCGCGCCCTCTACGCCGAGCCGGGCGGCGACACCGAGGCACCCGTGGTCGTCCTGGTCGACGGCGGCACCATGAGCGCCGCCGAACTGGTCACCGGCGCGCTGCAGGACCGCGGCCGCGCCGTCGTGGTGGGCTCCCGTACCTTCGGCAAGGGCTCCGTCCAGGTGCCGCGCCAGATGTCCGACGGCTCCGTCGCCGAGCTGACCGTGGGTGACTACGCGACTCCGGCGGGGCGCGCCGTCCAGGAGGACGGCCTGTCGCCGGACCTCGCCGTGCCGTCGAGCCGGGAGGCGGAGTCGCGGGCCCGTTCGGTATTGAGTGGCCTCGCGTCCGGGTCGTAG
- the ftsX gene encoding permease-like cell division protein FtsX — MRAQFVLSEIGVGLRRNLTMTFAVIVSVALSLALLGGSLLARDQVSTMKGYWYDKVQVSIYLCNKNDAESDPNCAKGAVTEEQKKQILADLKELEIVDKVYHESADEAFKHYKEQFKDSPLVDSLTPDQMQESYRVKLTDPTKFNVINTAFSGRQGVQEVQDQKDLLENLFNLLNGMNVAALCVMALMLVVALLLIINTVRVSAFSRRRETGIMRLVGASGFYIQLPFILEAAIAGLIGAGFACVLLVGGKYFLINNWLQEKIPLINFIGWDAVAKVLPLILAVGMLMPAVAAFFALRKYLKV, encoded by the coding sequence ATGCGCGCCCAGTTCGTACTGTCGGAGATCGGTGTCGGTCTCCGCCGCAATCTGACGATGACCTTCGCGGTGATCGTCTCGGTCGCCCTCTCACTGGCTCTGCTGGGGGGCTCGCTGCTCGCCCGGGACCAGGTGAGCACGATGAAGGGGTACTGGTACGACAAGGTCCAGGTGTCGATCTACCTCTGCAACAAGAACGACGCCGAGTCCGATCCCAACTGCGCCAAGGGCGCGGTGACGGAGGAGCAGAAGAAGCAGATCCTGGCCGATCTCAAGGAACTCGAGATCGTCGACAAGGTCTACCACGAGTCCGCGGACGAGGCGTTCAAGCACTACAAGGAGCAGTTCAAGGACTCTCCGCTGGTGGACTCGCTGACGCCGGACCAGATGCAGGAGTCGTACCGCGTCAAGCTGACGGACCCGACCAAGTTCAACGTCATCAACACCGCGTTCTCCGGGAGACAGGGGGTTCAGGAGGTCCAGGACCAGAAGGACCTGCTGGAGAACCTGTTCAATCTCCTGAACGGCATGAACGTCGCGGCGCTGTGTGTGATGGCTCTCATGCTCGTCGTCGCACTGCTCCTGATCATCAACACGGTGCGGGTCTCGGCGTTCAGCCGAAGGCGGGAAACCGGGATCATGCGGCTGGTCGGCGCGTCCGGGTTCTACATCCAGCTGCCGTTCATCCTGGAGGCCGCCATCGCGGGCCTCATCGGGGCGGGTTTTGCCTGCGTACTGCTGGTCGGCGGCAAGTACTTCCTGATCAACAACTGGCTGCAGGAGAAGATCCCGCTCATCAACTTCATCGGCTGGGACGCGGTCGCGAAGGTGCTTCCTCTTATCCTCGCCGTCGGGATGCTGATGCCCGCCGTTGCAGCTTTCTTCGCCCTCCGCAAGTACCTCAAGGTGTGA
- a CDS encoding serine/threonine-protein kinase, with protein sequence MARKIGSRYTAHQILGRGSAGTVWLGEGPEGPVAVKLLREDLASDQELVDRFVRERTALQSLDHPRVVGLRDLVVNGSELALVMDLVRGTDLRTRLEHDRRLAPQAAVAIAIDVADGLGAAHAAGIVHRDVKPENVLLDAHAPAGPGGAPPALLTDFGVAKLIDSPRRTALLRQSGAAAAQQHGAHGADAGAGSGGSQNAPQTPRGIIGTPDYLAPELVEGLPPRASVDIYALATVLYELLAGFTPFGGGHPGAILRRHVTERVAPLPGIPDELWQLIHQCLAKAPASRLRAPELAARLREVLPALEGLPPLDIDEQPDEAYEESGTEAARPEPAHSAPVRGAVPLVETSTGPDSNRDTHTSMRVPGADELAGGAHGTARAPRAAGARRAGSARNRAAQAASLRRRRLKLALIAGAVAVAAGLGGWLATSEDDTATRPAPAVERP encoded by the coding sequence GTGGCACGGAAGATCGGCAGTCGCTACACCGCTCACCAGATCCTGGGACGCGGCAGTGCGGGCACGGTATGGCTCGGCGAGGGGCCCGAGGGCCCGGTCGCCGTCAAGCTGCTCCGTGAGGACCTCGCGTCGGATCAGGAACTCGTCGACCGCTTCGTGCGGGAGCGTACGGCTCTGCAGTCCCTCGACCACCCGCGGGTGGTCGGCCTCCGCGATCTCGTGGTGAACGGCAGCGAGCTGGCGCTGGTCATGGACCTCGTACGGGGCACCGACCTGCGTACGCGCCTGGAGCACGACCGGCGGCTCGCGCCCCAGGCCGCGGTCGCGATCGCCATCGACGTGGCGGACGGGCTCGGCGCCGCGCACGCGGCGGGCATCGTCCACCGGGACGTCAAGCCGGAGAACGTGCTGCTCGACGCGCACGCCCCGGCCGGGCCCGGCGGTGCGCCGCCCGCGCTGCTGACGGACTTCGGGGTCGCCAAACTGATCGACTCCCCCCGCCGTACGGCCCTGCTCCGCCAGTCCGGCGCCGCCGCCGCGCAGCAGCACGGGGCGCACGGCGCCGACGCGGGCGCCGGGTCCGGCGGGAGCCAGAACGCCCCGCAGACGCCGCGCGGCATCATCGGCACGCCCGACTACCTCGCGCCCGAGCTGGTCGAGGGCCTGCCGCCGCGCGCCTCCGTCGACATCTACGCGCTGGCGACCGTCCTCTACGAGCTGCTGGCCGGCTTCACGCCGTTCGGCGGCGGCCACCCCGGGGCGATCCTGCGCCGCCACGTCACCGAGCGGGTCGCGCCGCTGCCCGGAATCCCCGACGAGCTGTGGCAGCTCATCCACCAGTGCCTGGCGAAGGCTCCCGCCTCGCGGCTGCGTGCGCCGGAGCTGGCCGCGCGGCTGCGGGAGGTGCTGCCGGCGCTGGAGGGCCTGCCTCCGCTCGACATCGACGAGCAGCCGGACGAGGCGTACGAGGAGTCGGGTACGGAGGCCGCGCGCCCGGAGCCCGCGCACAGCGCGCCCGTACGCGGCGCCGTGCCGCTGGTCGAGACGAGCACCGGGCCGGACTCCAACCGCGACACCCACACCTCCATGCGCGTCCCCGGCGCCGACGAGCTGGCCGGCGGCGCGCACGGCACCGCCCGCGCCCCGCGGGCCGCCGGCGCGCGCCGTGCCGGTTCGGCGCGGAACCGCGCCGCGCAGGCGGCGTCGCTGCGGCGGAGACGGCTGAAGCTGGCGCTGATCGCCGGGGCGGTGGCGGTCGCGGCGGGGCTCGGCGGCTGGCTCGCGACCTCCGAGGACGACACCGCGACCCGTCCCGCGCCCGCGGTCGAACGCCCCTGA